GTTCAAGTGCGTGTGAACCTCACGGGCTCCCCAATCGTTGTAGAAGCAGTGCAGCTCGGTTCCACGGCCTCAGCCAGCGATGAGGAGTTCGTCGCCCTCTTCCACGAGTACCTTCCCGTCGTCCGTCAGGTCGCTCGTCGTATCGTGGGCGACGAGTTCCTAGCGGAGGACGTGGCCGCCGAGTCGTTCACCCGGCTATATATTCGCTGGACCTGGATGCGCAGGCACCCGCAGCCCCACGCCTGGCTGTGCAGGGTAGCGACCAACCTGGCAATCGACCGGGTTCGGCGCCAGAGCCCGGTGGTCGCACCACCACCGCCAGAGGCAGATCCGTACGAAGCGATAGCGACACGGCTTGCCCTCGCTGCTGCGCTGGGAGCCCTACCCCGTAGGCAGCGCCAGATCGTAGCCCTCCGGTTCTTGGCCGACATCTCGG
This is a stretch of genomic DNA from Actinomycetota bacterium. It encodes these proteins:
- a CDS encoding sigma-70 family RNA polymerase sigma factor; its protein translation is MRVNLTGSPIVVEAVQLGSTASASDEEFVALFHEYLPVVRQVARRIVGDEFLAEDVAAESFTRLYIRWTWMRRHPQPHAWLCRVATNLAIDRVRRQSPVVAPPPPEADPYEAIATRLALAAALGALPRRQRQIVALRFLADISVEDVATTLGISSGAVKSHCHRALESLRRAMPGSRRTTSAFDWS